The nucleotide sequence ACGAATGTCAGTTAGCCTTACAAAATCGCTTATTAGTCAGTTTAGATGCCACCATTAATCAGGTTCATGATGGTGTAATTACTTTTGGCGATACTCTGCCTGACCCTAAATCTCAAGGTCAACAAAGAATGCAAGAAGACCGGCTACAATTACAAAGAGCCATGAGTCAGTTAGAAGATAAGACCAAAGCCGCCATTGAATGTGTATTTTTATGGGATTTACCCCGCAAAGAAGCCGCTAAACAAATTGGTATTAGTCCCATGACCGTCACTCGACACCTCCAAAAAGGTCTTGAACAATTGATCGCTCTTTTGCGACCTCAAGCCGCTTAAAATTTCTTGACCCTTCAATCTCAAAGAAGCCAGTTTCCCCTTACCTCGTTCACAAAAACTCCTACAGTCCGCCTTCAAGGCGGATTTTATTTTAGTCATTAGTCATTGGTCAGAGCGTCATTAGTTGCCTTTCCCCCTTTATTCTCCCTGTTCCCTAAATAAACTATTCTAGAAATCAAACAGTCATGCAGGAGTTGAGGTTAACTAATGAGTGGAAAACGAATTCTCATGCTTGTGGGTGACTTTGTGGAAGACTACGAAGTAATGGTTCCTTTTCAAGCGTTGCAAATGGTGGGTCATACTGTTCATGCTGTCTGTCCCAATAAGAAAGCAGGAGACAAGGTTCGCACTGCTGTTCATGATTTTGAAGGAGACCAAACTGTGCGATTCGTTGGCTAGAAATCAGACGTAATCCTTATAGGATATAGGTTTGAAGGATTAGCCTTCTAGGTAAAGGGAAAAACTTAGCAAAATTGATTGCTAAGGTATGTAACGAAAAGATGAAACGGATTACCGAACATCTAATTAGAAATAACCGAACCTGGAAAACTGTATAACCATGTTGGTGAGATAAGTATCAAACGAACATCAAGTCCAACCCTCGCGTGTATCGAGTGAAAGCACTTCCCCCAAGGTAGCGACTAGCCATCAATCCTTGAAGCGGGGATGAACGGCGGTAAGTTCTAGCCCTCATGGATAATCCCGACTAGCACGAATCTATGGAGAACGCAAGTGAAGCTTCGATTAAGGTCAACGAAAACCTCCTTAGTAGCGAAAGAGGTCTGATACGCTGCGTTCAAAAAGAACAAGGGATAGTTCTCATAAAAAGATCGGATGAGAAATACACCTAAAAAGATTAGGTTAAACGGTTTGGTTAACCTATACACATCTTAAATCCCCGTTGATAAAGAAGCCTCCTAACGATTCAAACAAATGGTTATACGGAACGAATTAACTTCCCTCCTTGCTCTCTGAGAGGTCGAATACTCAGAGTAGTCAGCTAAGGCGCATCATCTAGAGAAATCTAGGCACTCTGGGAAGCAGGATTGAGTCAGAAGCTAACGCCTTACTGTAATGGTAAGGATATGCCTACAGACTCACGATTAATTGGCAGGAAAAGGGACAATTAGGAGCAAATATGCCTAAAACAGATTCACAACAGAATACTGTGGGATGTGGACAACCCAGACCAAAACTCCAGTGGAATCAAATTCCCTGGAAACAAGTGGAACGGCGCGTCTATAAACTCCAAAAGCGCATTTTCCAAGCTGCTAGTCGTGGCGATGTTAGAACAGTTCGACGACTCCAAAAAACCCTTTTACGCTCCTGGTCAGCAAAAACGTTAGCTGTTAGAAAAGTAACACAGGATAATCAAGGCAAAAAGACAGCAGGTATAGATGGAATAAAATCCTTATCCCCGTCAAAACGCCTAGAACTTGTGAAGAAATTACGACTAACAAACAAAGCAAAAGCTACACGAAGAGTTTGGATACCCAAAGCCAAAAGGAATGAAAAGCGACCTCTAGGTATTCCTTGCATGTCCGATAGGGCATTACAGGCTCTAGTAAAAATCGCTTT is from Gloeothece verrucosa PCC 7822 and encodes:
- a CDS encoding DJ-1/PfpI family protein codes for the protein MSGKRILMLVGDFVEDYEVMVPFQALQMVGHTVHAVCPNKKAGDKVRTAVHDFEGDQTVRFVG